One window of the Prosthecobacter dejongeii genome contains the following:
- a CDS encoding LysM peptidoglycan-binding domain-containing protein, with protein sequence MATKYLPFGASRAYWLAAFSLSFLLTGWIAVAESLPPAIHVKPPLPRVEPGLEKAVQWRWLPEASDLAVWGVALPPVSTPQTFSAESSTPSTQKKPLPQGPPQETQEYVVAKGDSLYVIARQNGVTIDQIKAFNQMKRDVIVVGQTLRIPSLTDIQAMAPPPAPEPKPKARAPKSPPKPVAEKEPEVKLLIKRPLPSPASSVARIVLMQAYLDRQTFSAGPIDGTDGPLYDAALRSYETAHPAELNSEMGQPAAVLREMGGAYAEYQLKEEDLRWIIPQAPAPPAHTRKSRQAPPPPEPALTFEDLTAPPFLAYRSVWEFVAERYHCSESFLRRINSGLKSPIQVGALFFVPNVVPFEIENALTEPLQPTADPAAPVTATIISNSRLEIRRSGKLIANLPVSVARPGLRGRGIWKILDAIARPRLVSSGDPAAPMTPPLVLPPGPNNPVGPLWINLAKGSETTPLPYGLHGTSIPGYMTRQESVGGFRMTNWDIARAVRLLPVGTPLTWE encoded by the coding sequence ATGGCTACGAAATACCTCCCGTTCGGTGCCTCCCGCGCCTACTGGCTGGCTGCTTTCTCCCTGAGTTTTTTACTCACCGGGTGGATTGCAGTTGCGGAATCGCTTCCCCCCGCAATTCATGTCAAACCGCCATTGCCCAGAGTAGAGCCCGGCCTCGAAAAAGCGGTGCAGTGGCGCTGGCTACCGGAGGCCTCAGACCTAGCCGTCTGGGGAGTTGCCTTACCGCCAGTTTCCACGCCTCAAACATTTTCGGCGGAATCTTCCACTCCTTCCACCCAAAAGAAACCACTGCCTCAGGGTCCCCCACAGGAAACTCAGGAATACGTGGTGGCGAAGGGAGACTCTCTTTATGTCATCGCTCGGCAGAATGGGGTCACGATCGACCAAATCAAGGCCTTCAACCAGATGAAGCGTGATGTCATCGTCGTGGGCCAAACACTGCGTATTCCTAGCCTTACGGATATTCAAGCCATGGCACCACCTCCCGCCCCGGAACCCAAACCCAAGGCACGTGCGCCTAAATCCCCACCTAAGCCTGTTGCTGAAAAAGAACCGGAGGTAAAACTCTTGATCAAGCGCCCCCTGCCCTCCCCAGCCTCCAGCGTGGCGCGCATCGTTCTCATGCAGGCGTATCTGGATCGCCAAACATTTTCCGCTGGGCCCATCGATGGTACAGATGGCCCGTTGTATGATGCCGCATTGAGATCCTACGAAACTGCACACCCAGCAGAACTGAATTCAGAAATGGGCCAGCCAGCCGCCGTGCTTCGTGAAATGGGCGGAGCGTATGCGGAATACCAGTTAAAAGAAGAGGACCTGCGCTGGATCATCCCACAGGCCCCTGCACCGCCAGCCCACACCCGGAAATCTCGTCAAGCACCACCGCCCCCTGAGCCTGCTCTGACGTTTGAAGATCTCACCGCGCCTCCATTTCTTGCTTATCGCAGCGTCTGGGAATTTGTGGCTGAACGCTACCACTGTTCGGAATCTTTTCTGCGCCGCATCAACTCGGGGTTGAAATCCCCCATCCAAGTGGGTGCCCTGTTCTTTGTGCCCAATGTGGTGCCTTTTGAGATTGAAAATGCGCTCACAGAGCCCCTGCAACCTACGGCGGATCCTGCGGCCCCCGTCACGGCCACCATCATCAGCAATTCGCGGCTGGAAATCCGCCGCAGTGGCAAACTCATCGCCAATCTTCCGGTCTCCGTAGCCCGCCCAGGACTGCGTGGGCGTGGAATTTGGAAAATTTTAGACGCCATCGCACGTCCCCGTCTTGTTAGCTCAGGAGATCCCGCTGCGCCCATGACTCCACCGTTGGTTCTCCCTCCAGGTCCCAATAACCCTGTGGGTCCTCTTTGGATCAATCTTGCTAAAGGCAGTGAAACCACACCTTTACCCTATGGTTTGCATGGCACCAGCATCCCTGGCTACATGACACGTCAAGAGAGTGTGGGTGGCTTTCGCATGACCAATTGGGACATCGCCAGGGCGGTGCGGCTGCTGCCTGTGGGCACGCCACTAACCTGGGAGTAA
- a CDS encoding sialate O-acetylesterase gives MKRFLASLLILTSLPAFAEVTMPAFFTDGLVLQQGKPVAIWGKAAADENVSVTFAGQTKVTQADLEGKWRVTLDALPANATPAELTVVGKNTLTLKNILVGEVWLCSGQSNMQWMVSQSANPEQEMAAAHFPQIRMFSVERATAMEPAADVKGTWKEASPANVGQFSAVAYFFGRHLHQVLKVPVGLINTSWGGTRVEAWTSRESLEERPCAAQLLSDWEGTRQSYDADAEAKKFEAAKATWKEQVKVIQAQNEKQPASPKKEIPAAPRPTDDPNKTPHYPAVLFNAMVAPLIPYTLQGAIWYQGESNQKRAFQYQELLPNMINDWRTRWNEEFSFYIVQLASFGNGQPTTKDAGAADTWAELQEAQYLTAITLPKTGLAVINDIGEEKDIHPKNKQEVGRRLALWALAKDYGKTSTVPSGPLFKNSIIEGSQVRIQFDYAGGGLKTRDGGELKHFQIVGADQKWVWAQAKIEGQEIVVSSPQVSAPVGVRYAWAAWPEGANLINAEGLPASPFRTDEFILSTMGVTSPFQEVLKAVR, from the coding sequence ATGAAGCGTTTCCTTGCATCTCTACTCATCCTGACCAGTCTCCCAGCCTTCGCCGAGGTGACGATGCCTGCGTTTTTCACCGATGGACTCGTGCTGCAACAGGGCAAGCCTGTGGCCATCTGGGGAAAAGCGGCTGCTGATGAAAACGTCAGCGTGACCTTCGCTGGGCAAACCAAAGTCACGCAGGCTGATCTGGAAGGAAAATGGCGCGTGACGCTGGATGCCCTGCCCGCCAATGCCACTCCGGCTGAACTCACCGTGGTAGGCAAGAATACCCTGACGTTGAAAAACATTTTGGTAGGCGAGGTGTGGCTCTGCTCGGGCCAATCCAACATGCAGTGGATGGTGTCACAGTCAGCCAATCCAGAGCAGGAAATGGCGGCAGCCCATTTTCCGCAGATTCGCATGTTCAGTGTCGAGCGTGCCACCGCCATGGAGCCTGCGGCAGATGTTAAAGGGACCTGGAAAGAGGCCAGCCCAGCCAATGTCGGACAATTTTCTGCCGTAGCGTACTTTTTCGGTCGTCATCTTCACCAGGTTTTGAAGGTGCCTGTGGGCCTCATCAATACCTCCTGGGGAGGCACCCGAGTGGAGGCCTGGACCAGCCGGGAATCTCTGGAAGAGCGTCCCTGTGCAGCTCAACTTTTGAGTGATTGGGAAGGCACCAGGCAGTCTTATGATGCAGACGCAGAAGCGAAAAAATTTGAAGCGGCCAAAGCCACCTGGAAAGAACAAGTCAAAGTTATTCAAGCCCAAAATGAGAAGCAGCCAGCTTCTCCAAAAAAGGAGATTCCTGCGGCACCTCGCCCCACGGATGATCCCAACAAAACGCCGCATTACCCTGCCGTGCTTTTTAATGCCATGGTGGCTCCACTGATCCCCTACACCCTGCAAGGGGCCATCTGGTATCAGGGCGAGTCTAACCAAAAGCGCGCTTTCCAATATCAGGAGCTACTGCCTAACATGATCAATGACTGGCGCACGCGCTGGAATGAGGAATTCAGCTTTTACATTGTGCAACTCGCCAGCTTTGGCAACGGCCAGCCCACCACGAAAGATGCCGGTGCAGCCGATACCTGGGCTGAATTGCAGGAGGCTCAATACCTGACCGCCATCACGCTACCGAAGACTGGCCTCGCAGTGATTAACGACATTGGCGAAGAAAAAGACATTCACCCGAAAAACAAACAGGAGGTAGGCCGACGCCTCGCCCTTTGGGCCCTGGCCAAAGACTATGGCAAAACGAGCACTGTGCCCAGCGGCCCGTTGTTTAAAAACAGCATCATCGAAGGTAGCCAGGTACGCATTCAATTCGACTATGCGGGTGGAGGTTTAAAGACACGCGATGGCGGTGAATTGAAGCATTTTCAGATCGTCGGTGCAGACCAAAAATGGGTGTGGGCACAGGCGAAGATTGAGGGCCAGGAAATTGTCGTTTCTAGCCCTCAGGTAAGTGCCCCGGTGGGTGTTCGTTATGCCTGGGCAGCCTGGCCAGAGGGAGCGAATTTAATCAATGCAGAAGGCCTGCCAGCGAGTCCCTTCCGCACGGATGAATTCATCCTCAGCACCATGGGTGTGACCTCGCCTTTTCAGGAAGTGCTCAAGGCAGTGAGATAG
- a CDS encoding fumarate hydratase has protein sequence MPTPPFHYQELFELGQDDTEYRLLTQDHVSVQNFGGKEVLCVDPQALTLLANQAFHDINFFLRPKHLKQVAAILDDPEASENDRMVALTLLKNADVSSAGLLPFCQDTGTAIIMGKKGQQVWTGSSDEAALSKGVYEAYTENNLRYSQNAALDMFNEKNTGTNLPAQFDLYATEGEAYKFLFISKGGGSANKSFLYQETRAVLNPKSIVKFLTDKMLSLGTAACPPYHLSFVIGGTSAEATMKHVKLASTKYYDNLPTTGNEHGRAFRDLELEAQMLEAARTCGIGAQFGGKYFALDVRVIRLPRHGASLPIGIGVSCSADRQAKGKITRDGVFIEKLETNPLQYIPEELRHRKDTNAVRIDLNQPMEAIRAELSKHPVTTRLLLNGPIVVARDIAHAKLKERLDAGGELPDYFKAHPVYYAGPAKTPAGMPSGSFGPTTAGRMDSYVDLFQSHGGSMIMIAKGNRGQQVTDACKKHGGFYLGSIGGPAAILAKENIKKVEVVEFPELGMEAIWKIEVQDFPAFILVDDKGEDFFQSVGTGCSVKH, from the coding sequence ATGCCAACGCCCCCTTTTCACTACCAGGAATTGTTTGAACTCGGTCAGGACGATACCGAATACCGCCTGCTCACCCAAGACCACGTCAGCGTGCAAAATTTCGGCGGCAAGGAAGTTCTCTGTGTGGACCCACAGGCGCTGACTTTGTTGGCCAATCAGGCATTTCATGACATCAATTTCTTTCTGCGGCCTAAACATTTGAAACAGGTAGCAGCGATCTTGGATGATCCTGAGGCCAGTGAAAATGACCGCATGGTGGCTCTGACACTTTTGAAAAATGCGGATGTATCCTCCGCAGGTCTGCTCCCCTTTTGTCAAGACACTGGCACAGCCATCATCATGGGCAAAAAGGGCCAACAGGTGTGGACGGGTAGCAGTGATGAAGCTGCCCTCTCCAAAGGCGTGTATGAAGCCTACACAGAGAATAATCTGCGCTACTCCCAAAATGCCGCGCTCGACATGTTCAATGAGAAGAACACGGGTACGAATTTGCCCGCCCAGTTTGATCTGTATGCAACCGAAGGTGAGGCCTACAAATTCCTCTTCATCTCCAAAGGCGGAGGCTCAGCGAACAAGTCCTTCCTTTACCAGGAAACTCGCGCAGTGCTGAATCCCAAGAGCATCGTCAAGTTCCTCACGGACAAGATGCTGTCTCTGGGCACCGCAGCCTGCCCCCCTTACCACCTCAGCTTTGTCATCGGCGGCACCTCGGCGGAGGCCACGATGAAGCATGTGAAACTGGCCTCCACGAAGTACTACGATAACCTGCCCACCACTGGCAATGAGCATGGCCGCGCTTTTCGCGACCTGGAGCTGGAAGCTCAGATGCTGGAGGCTGCGCGCACCTGCGGCATCGGTGCCCAGTTTGGCGGCAAATACTTCGCGCTGGATGTTCGCGTCATCCGCCTGCCCCGCCATGGGGCCTCCCTGCCTATCGGCATCGGAGTCTCCTGCTCCGCAGACAGGCAGGCTAAAGGCAAGATCACTCGAGACGGCGTCTTCATCGAAAAACTGGAAACGAACCCGCTGCAATACATCCCAGAAGAGCTGCGCCATCGCAAAGATACCAACGCGGTCCGCATCGATCTCAACCAACCGATGGAAGCCATCCGCGCGGAATTGAGCAAGCATCCAGTCACCACCCGTCTGCTGCTCAATGGCCCCATTGTTGTCGCGCGCGACATCGCCCATGCCAAGCTCAAAGAGCGCCTAGATGCTGGGGGTGAACTGCCAGACTATTTCAAGGCCCATCCCGTGTATTATGCGGGCCCAGCTAAGACCCCAGCGGGCATGCCCAGCGGGAGCTTCGGCCCCACCACCGCCGGCCGCATGGACAGCTATGTGGACCTGTTCCAAAGCCACGGCGGCAGCATGATCATGATCGCCAAAGGTAACCGTGGACAGCAGGTCACGGATGCCTGCAAAAAACACGGCGGTTTCTACCTGGGTAGCATTGGTGGACCCGCAGCCATCCTGGCGAAAGAAAACATCAAGAAAGTCGAAGTCGTCGAGTTTCCAGAACTCGGCATGGAGGCCATTTGGAAAATCGAAGTGCAGGATTTCCCCGCATTCATCCTGGTGGATGACAAAGGTGAAGACTTCTTCCAGAGCGTCGGCACTGGCTGCTCCGTGAAACATTGA
- a CDS encoding DNA-3-methyladenine glycosylase 2, producing the protein MNLTDDTCYTALQARDARFDGVFFTGVKSTGIYCRPVCPARTPAAKSCAFYPTASAAEAAGFRPCLRCRPELAPGCHGSSLAEAILSRLQERAVEGVWLADLDADLGLSTRQVRRILEAEYGVTPVQVIQTQRLLLAKQLLQETSQPVSEIALAAGFRSLRNFNALFQQRYGLVPSACRRKVSSGSDGIRLRLAYRAPLAWTALMDYFRSRLVPGVEEICGAEYRRTVTLGEATGWMRVWPTEGAAVLNVEVSPSLMRHLGAVQARVRRMFDLDARPDAIESVLKADPLLAPVFADFPGLRVGGAWDTFELAVRAVLGQQITVVAATTLSGRLAARIGSKIETPFPNLHRHAIQAAALDILTVEEMCQLGLVRARAETLKHLASFALQGGLQFPPGLDHESAVAQLVELPGIGPWTAHYIAMRALRFPDAFPAADLGLRKAIGQGVLIPTKQAEQRSLDWRPWRAYAAAALWKSLTP; encoded by the coding sequence ATGAATCTCACGGATGACACCTGCTACACGGCGCTCCAGGCACGCGATGCGCGCTTTGATGGGGTGTTTTTTACAGGGGTGAAATCCACGGGTATTTACTGTCGCCCTGTCTGCCCAGCGCGGACACCTGCGGCCAAGTCCTGCGCCTTTTATCCCACAGCGAGTGCGGCAGAAGCGGCGGGTTTTCGCCCCTGCCTGCGCTGCCGCCCAGAGTTGGCCCCTGGTTGTCATGGTAGTTCGCTGGCGGAAGCGATCCTGAGTAGGCTGCAAGAACGTGCTGTCGAGGGGGTGTGGCTGGCAGATCTGGACGCTGATCTCGGGTTAAGCACGCGTCAAGTGAGACGCATCCTAGAAGCCGAATACGGAGTAACGCCGGTGCAGGTGATCCAGACTCAGCGCCTGCTCCTGGCTAAGCAACTTCTCCAGGAAACAAGCCAGCCCGTGAGCGAGATCGCCCTAGCGGCGGGCTTTCGTAGCCTGCGGAATTTCAATGCCCTGTTTCAGCAGCGCTATGGGCTAGTCCCCAGTGCTTGCCGCAGGAAAGTTAGCTCAGGCAGCGATGGCATTCGCCTTCGGTTAGCCTACCGTGCCCCCCTGGCTTGGACGGCATTGATGGATTACTTCCGCAGCCGCCTGGTGCCAGGGGTGGAAGAAATCTGTGGTGCCGAATACCGCCGCACCGTCACACTAGGAGAGGCCACAGGGTGGATGCGTGTGTGGCCGACTGAAGGGGCGGCGGTCTTGAACGTTGAAGTCTCTCCTTCTTTGATGCGACACTTGGGAGCCGTGCAGGCCCGGGTGCGGCGCATGTTTGACCTGGATGCCAGACCCGATGCCATTGAGAGCGTGCTGAAAGCCGATCCTCTTTTGGCTCCCGTCTTTGCCGATTTCCCAGGCCTACGGGTGGGCGGTGCCTGGGATACCTTTGAGCTCGCGGTGCGGGCTGTGCTAGGGCAGCAAATCACTGTCGTTGCAGCGACCACTCTCTCTGGCCGATTGGCCGCCCGTATCGGAAGTAAAATTGAGACACCTTTCCCAAATTTACACCGCCACGCCATCCAGGCAGCCGCTTTGGATATACTCACCGTGGAGGAGATGTGCCAACTCGGGCTGGTGCGTGCGCGGGCGGAAACGCTGAAGCACCTCGCCTCTTTTGCTCTTCAAGGTGGGCTTCAATTTCCCCCAGGATTGGATCACGAGAGCGCCGTGGCGCAGTTGGTCGAGCTCCCCGGCATCGGTCCCTGGACGGCACACTACATCGCCATGCGCGCCCTGCGTTTTCCAGATGCTTTTCCAGCCGCGGATTTAGGATTACGCAAAGCCATTGGCCAGGGTGTTTTGATCCCGACCAAGCAGGCCGAACAACGCTCGCTCGACTGGCGTCCCTGGCGCGCCTATGCCGCTGCGGCCCTTTGGAAAAGTCTTACCCCATGA
- a CDS encoding methylated-DNA--[protein]-cysteine S-methyltransferase, whose product MKPTRYYTHTSSPIGGITLVSTEVGLCGLYLEGQRHWPRDADTWVRDDEGARFDATLMALARYFMGKDLRFSLPLDWVTGTPFQQKVWQALLEIPAGKTWTYGQLAERLAAPAAVRAVGAAVGKNPLSIIIPCHRVIGQNGSLTGYAGGLDRKRWLLTHEGVELPAMLL is encoded by the coding sequence ATGAAACCGACTCGCTATTACACCCACACATCCTCCCCCATTGGAGGCATTACCCTTGTGTCCACAGAGGTGGGACTGTGCGGCCTTTATCTCGAAGGCCAGCGCCACTGGCCGCGCGATGCGGACACCTGGGTGCGAGATGATGAAGGCGCGCGCTTTGATGCCACCTTGATGGCTCTTGCGCGCTACTTCATGGGTAAAGATCTGCGCTTTTCCCTGCCCCTGGATTGGGTCACAGGCACGCCATTCCAACAAAAAGTGTGGCAAGCTCTGTTAGAGATCCCCGCCGGTAAAACCTGGACTTACGGCCAGCTAGCGGAGCGCCTGGCAGCCCCAGCGGCGGTGCGGGCCGTAGGCGCAGCCGTGGGGAAGAACCCACTCTCCATCATCATTCCCTGTCACCGCGTGATCGGGCAAAACGGCAGTCTCACGGGTTATGCGGGAGGGCTAGACCGCAAGCGCTGGCTCCTCACGCATGAGGGCGTGGAACTCCCTGCTATGCTCCTTTAG
- a CDS encoding monovalent cation:proton antiporter-2 (CPA2) family protein, with the protein MSPEFLFQAVVYLIAAVIAVPIAKRLGLGSVLGYLLAGIVIGPSLLGLVGEVEDVQHFAEFGVVMMLFVVGLELRPSLLWRLRGPILGTGSAQVLGTAAAVSGIALALGLTWPIAVTVGLILTMSSTAIVIQSLAERKLLNTRGGQACFSVLLFQDIAVIPILAALPWLAKANGGAGEAEHAHGHESALAHLPQWAQTLCTIGAVVAVVVVAHYFLRYVFRYVAASKLREMFTIVALLVVAGVAWLMQLVGLSAALGTFIAGVVLAESEYRHQLEADVEPFKGLLLGLFFMAVGAGLNLGLVVAQPGLIAVLVFGLIAVKFLVLLSLGGLFQLGWGASFIFSCALAQGGEFCFVLLGTAGGLGLVGPELAGPLNAAVAISMALTPLMLIANDRLIQPRFSKLASPREHDVVESHDHPVILAGFGRFGHIIGRLLQSNGFGVTVLDNDPDQVEMLGRFGLKSFYGDASRADLLAAAGAEKAKIFVCAVDDEAKSLEIVDLVRHEFPHLRILARATSRNHAYELIKRGIMDYRRDLLGSSLDLSVDVLRALGYRAHRAVRAVELFRCYDEESVRELAKHYGGDQATYISMARQHLENLESVFRQDLKRQHLDAEDAWDTAGPPKGA; encoded by the coding sequence ATGTCTCCCGAGTTCCTTTTTCAGGCCGTTGTCTATCTTATCGCTGCTGTCATCGCCGTGCCCATAGCGAAGCGATTGGGGTTGGGATCTGTCTTGGGTTATCTATTGGCAGGCATCGTCATCGGCCCTTCGCTTTTGGGTTTGGTTGGTGAGGTGGAAGATGTGCAGCACTTTGCGGAATTCGGCGTCGTGATGATGCTCTTTGTCGTGGGGTTGGAACTCCGGCCGAGTTTGCTTTGGCGGTTGCGAGGGCCTATTTTAGGCACCGGCAGTGCGCAGGTCTTGGGCACTGCTGCTGCAGTCTCAGGAATCGCGCTGGCTTTGGGGCTGACCTGGCCTATCGCCGTTACGGTGGGGCTCATTTTGACGATGTCCTCCACCGCTATCGTCATCCAGTCTTTGGCGGAAAGGAAACTGCTGAATACCCGAGGAGGTCAGGCCTGCTTTTCCGTCCTGTTATTTCAGGACATTGCCGTCATCCCTATTTTGGCGGCTCTACCTTGGCTGGCGAAAGCAAATGGCGGGGCAGGGGAGGCGGAGCATGCGCATGGCCATGAATCTGCCCTGGCCCACCTGCCGCAGTGGGCACAGACCTTGTGTACGATCGGTGCCGTGGTGGCTGTGGTCGTGGTGGCGCATTACTTTCTGCGATACGTCTTCCGTTATGTGGCGGCATCTAAGCTGCGGGAGATGTTCACCATCGTCGCTTTGCTGGTGGTGGCAGGTGTAGCATGGCTCATGCAACTCGTGGGGCTCTCTGCCGCGTTGGGCACGTTTATCGCAGGGGTCGTTTTGGCAGAAAGCGAATATCGGCATCAATTGGAAGCGGATGTGGAACCCTTTAAAGGCCTGTTGTTGGGGTTATTCTTCATGGCGGTTGGGGCCGGGTTAAACTTGGGCTTGGTGGTGGCGCAGCCCGGCCTGATTGCCGTCCTCGTTTTCGGGCTTATCGCAGTGAAGTTTCTGGTGCTCCTGTCACTTGGTGGGCTTTTTCAGCTTGGCTGGGGCGCTTCGTTCATCTTTTCTTGCGCCCTGGCTCAGGGGGGCGAATTTTGTTTTGTTCTGCTCGGGACAGCAGGTGGTTTAGGGTTGGTCGGTCCCGAGTTAGCGGGGCCCTTAAATGCGGCTGTCGCCATCAGCATGGCTTTGACTCCTTTGATGCTGATCGCCAATGATCGGCTCATCCAACCTCGGTTTTCTAAACTGGCCTCGCCCCGCGAGCATGACGTGGTGGAAAGCCATGATCACCCAGTGATTTTGGCAGGCTTTGGTCGCTTCGGTCACATCATCGGCCGTCTCTTGCAGTCGAATGGTTTTGGCGTGACCGTTTTGGACAATGACCCGGATCAGGTCGAAATGCTGGGCCGTTTTGGTCTCAAGTCATTTTATGGAGATGCTTCCCGTGCAGATCTCCTCGCTGCGGCGGGGGCTGAAAAAGCGAAAATCTTCGTCTGCGCGGTGGATGATGAAGCGAAGTCTTTGGAGATCGTGGACCTCGTCCGCCATGAATTTCCTCACCTGCGCATCCTCGCCAGGGCTACCAGTCGCAATCATGCCTATGAGCTGATCAAACGCGGCATCATGGACTATCGGCGTGATTTGTTAGGCAGTTCTTTGGATCTGAGTGTGGATGTCTTACGCGCGCTGGGCTACCGCGCTCACCGGGCTGTGCGTGCGGTGGAACTTTTCCGCTGCTACGACGAAGAAAGCGTGCGCGAACTGGCCAAACACTATGGGGGAGACCAGGCCACTTACATCTCCATGGCCCGCCAACATTTAGAAAATTTGGAGTCGGTGTTTCGGCAGGATCTCAAACGTCAGCACTTGGATGCCGAAGATGCGTGGGACACCGCCGGGCCGCCTAAAGGAGCATAG
- a CDS encoding class I SAM-dependent methyltransferase — translation MPPPYSILTAESPVLYRRDSHLLNAFDELLHDFLSKGGPRPPEYSVLNRAVRHLGDAVRGGSLSLEEVSDYVREMTQLHLPGTMQAEALARKYGYSGDFEIIDHIYTRRTQTDPNLRLWDLYFHSQAAPVAVRNRKAYFQDLMASHLEHHPRGQPLSVLNVASGPARDVREFFMNTPDADVQIDCVDMDAHAIAYAQNLCTPWESRLRFHHRNVLRFVPTRGYDLTWSAGLFDYLSDRLFVHVLKAMMAVTKPGGEVVVGNFSDFNPSRDYMELLGHWQLIHRSRETLTALAARAGASPDQIQIHWEPEGVNYFLHIQR, via the coding sequence ATGCCGCCTCCCTACTCCATCCTCACCGCTGAGTCGCCGGTGCTCTATCGGCGTGATTCGCATCTCTTGAATGCTTTCGACGAGTTGCTACATGACTTCCTCAGCAAAGGAGGGCCGCGCCCGCCAGAATACAGCGTGCTCAATCGCGCCGTCCGTCACTTGGGGGATGCTGTGCGTGGGGGCAGCCTGAGCCTGGAGGAAGTCTCGGATTACGTGCGCGAAATGACGCAACTGCACCTGCCTGGTACCATGCAGGCTGAGGCGCTCGCCCGCAAATATGGCTACAGCGGTGATTTTGAAATCATCGACCATATCTATACCCGGCGAACACAGACAGATCCAAATCTGCGCTTATGGGATCTTTATTTTCATAGCCAAGCGGCCCCGGTCGCTGTGCGGAATCGCAAAGCCTACTTCCAAGACTTAATGGCCAGCCACCTGGAGCATCACCCTAGGGGGCAACCCCTCTCTGTCCTTAATGTGGCAAGCGGCCCGGCGCGGGATGTGCGGGAATTTTTCATGAACACTCCCGACGCGGACGTGCAGATTGATTGTGTGGATATGGACGCTCATGCCATCGCTTATGCTCAAAATCTCTGCACACCTTGGGAATCCAGGTTGCGCTTTCACCACCGCAATGTCCTGCGTTTTGTCCCCACACGCGGGTATGATCTCACTTGGTCTGCCGGTTTGTTTGATTATCTGAGCGATCGGCTTTTTGTCCATGTGCTGAAGGCCATGATGGCCGTGACCAAGCCCGGCGGAGAGGTGGTGGTGGGGAACTTTTCAGACTTCAACCCGAGCCGCGATTACATGGAACTGCTGGGCCACTGGCAGCTCATTCATCGCAGCCGGGAGACTTTAACCGCCTTAGCAGCCAGAGCTGGGGCCTCCCCAGACCAAATCCAAATTCACTGGGAGCCTGAAGGCGTGAATTATTTTTTACATATTCAACGCTAA
- a CDS encoding sensor histidine kinase, translated as MLLVPFCAVLDWLAYPTHFREFVLLRILCSAMCIPLLLALDRPWAARYHRVYPVILPLLPALAICLMIYFSGDGSSSYYAGLMLCLVGTSFVFHWTFREIGITVALVLLFYFAATIPNLRYDGHLSSIGLFINNTLFILLTCVILYCGSRQHHAIRLREFVNRCKVEAQREELSRRNEELSATLKRLRETEAQLNQSEKLASIGRLSAGIVHEINNPLNFVKSALFVLKKKTKNLPPETVESLGLILTDIGEGVDRVASIVSDLRTFAHPENKGSSPVNLSQTVAKVNRLMAKQIGDAEALLHCEVPADLIAFGDENHIIQILINLVQNSLDALQGHPHPEITLSAMQEGDELVLRVRDNGTGIPEEHLQRIFDPFFTTKEVGQGMGLGLSLCYRMMQGMNGSITAASQTGTFTEFTLRFKPAAAPAAA; from the coding sequence ATGCTCTTGGTCCCGTTCTGTGCGGTGTTGGATTGGCTGGCCTACCCCACGCATTTCAGGGAGTTTGTGTTGCTGCGCATTCTCTGTTCAGCCATGTGTATTCCGTTGCTCTTGGCTCTCGATCGTCCCTGGGCAGCCCGTTATCACCGCGTTTATCCCGTGATTTTGCCCTTGCTGCCAGCCTTGGCCATCTGCCTGATGATTTACTTCTCAGGCGATGGCAGTTCCAGCTATTACGCCGGGCTCATGCTCTGCCTTGTCGGTACCTCCTTTGTCTTTCATTGGACGTTCCGGGAGATTGGAATCACCGTCGCTCTGGTGCTGCTGTTTTATTTCGCAGCGACGATTCCCAATCTCCGTTACGATGGTCACCTCAGCTCCATCGGTCTATTTATCAATAACACGCTCTTCATCCTGCTGACCTGCGTGATTCTTTATTGCGGCAGTCGGCAGCACCACGCCATCCGTCTGCGGGAATTTGTGAACCGCTGCAAAGTCGAGGCGCAACGGGAGGAACTGAGCCGCCGCAATGAGGAACTTTCCGCCACACTCAAACGTCTTCGTGAAACCGAAGCTCAATTAAATCAAAGTGAGAAACTGGCCTCCATCGGTCGGCTAAGCGCTGGCATCGTTCATGAGATCAATAATCCCCTGAACTTTGTTAAATCTGCGCTTTTCGTCCTGAAGAAAAAGACCAAAAACCTCCCGCCTGAAACTGTGGAGTCCCTGGGACTCATCCTCACGGACATCGGTGAAGGAGTGGACCGCGTGGCCTCCATCGTTTCTGACCTACGCACGTTTGCGCATCCGGAGAACAAGGGCTCCTCCCCTGTCAATTTGAGTCAAACGGTGGCCAAAGTGAATCGTCTCATGGCCAAGCAGATCGGCGATGCAGAAGCCCTGCTACACTGCGAAGTCCCGGCGGATCTCATAGCTTTTGGAGATGAAAACCACATCATTCAAATTTTGATCAACCTTGTTCAAAACAGTCTGGATGCCTTGCAAGGACACCCCCATCCAGAAATTACCCTGAGTGCGATGCAAGAGGGTGACGAACTCGTTTTGCGCGTTCGTGACAATGGCACCGGGATACCAGAGGAACACTTGCAGCGCATTTTTGACCCTTTCTTCACCACCAAAGAAGTAGGCCAGGGCATGGGCCTCGGCTTGAGTCTTTGTTATCGAATGATGCAGGGCATGAACGGGTCTATCACTGCGGCTAGCCAGACTGGAACCTTCACTGAATTTACCCTTCGCTTTAAACCCGCCGCCGCCCCCGCAGCCGCATGA